The genomic stretch GACAGCAGTTTCGATCCTACGCCCTTGCGGTGCATCTCCTCGGCCACGGCCACATTCAGAATATGAATCTCGTCGATCACCCACTGCGTAATGATGTAGCCGACCACATGGCCATCCACCATCGCCACCCAGTTGTTCGGCGAAAAACTCATGATCTCCAGAAAGCTCGCAGCGGACCACGGGTCCTTGTAGACGGCCTTCTCGATCTTCAGAATAGCCGCAAAATGATCGGGCGTCAGCGTTACGAGCGTAATGTCAGGCTTTGAGTTGTCCATGGATTTCCCGGAAGCGATCAAGAATATCCACTACCTGTTTGATTTCCCGCACGTCATGAACTCGTACCACGTCCGCGCCGTAGAGCGCCGCTATGGCCACTGCCGCTGCGGTTGAATACTGCCGCTGATCGGGCGGCAGGTGATTGAATTCTCCGGTAAACGCTTTGCGCGACGGTCCCGCCAGCACGCCCGCCGCCAGGGTCCGGAAACCGTCCAACCCGCCCAGCAAACGGTAGTTCTGCTCAAACGTTTTGCCGAAACCGATGCCCGGATCTACAAGGATTCTCGAGCGCGGAATTCCTGCTTGTAGGGCGATGCGCACGCCGTCCGCAAGGTAGTCTTCGATTTCACCGAACAGATCGCCGTACTGAGTATCCTGCTGCATCACCTTGGGCATGCCCCGCATGTGCATCAGCACGACCCCGGCGTTTTGCGCGGCGCACACTTCGGGCA from bacterium encodes the following:
- the folP gene encoding dihydropteroate synthase, which translates into the protein MEAEATTARVWEYRGGEFLLGKRTLLMGIVNVTPDSFSDGGRFFDAQSAADHALQLIQDGADLLDLGAESTRPGSDAVDADEQLRRLIPVFEKLRGKVTVPLSVDTTYAKVAAECLQAGASIVNDVSGFHGDVELPEVCAAQNAGVVLMHMRGMPKVMQQDTQYGDLFGEIEDYLADGVRIALQAGIPRSRILVDPGIGFGKTFEQNYRLLGGLDGFRTLAAGVLAGPSRKAFTGEFNHLPPDQRQYSTAAAVAIAALYGADVVRVHDVREIKQVVDILDRFREIHGQLKA
- the rimI gene encoding ribosomal protein S18-alanine N-acetyltransferase; translation: MDNSKPDITLVTLTPDHFAAILKIEKAVYKDPWSAASFLEIMSFSPNNWVAMVDGHVVGYIITQWVIDEIHILNVAVAEEMHRKGVGSKLLSYLVAEGQKQGMRDMFLEVRVTNTPAQALYERFGFKPLSVRKKYYGDGEDALVMHCAMPEIAAPVTDEVMAGETGSKTEEK